CACTGGTTCTGTGGTAAGAAGTTAGTACTCATTCCCCAGTTCCAGTTGAATTATTTAAGCAGTACTGGTATATGTACAGTCATTGGGTCtttggtgaagagagagagttaagcAGAAGTGCATAAGACAAGCTGGTTCTTTAATTTAAAAGTAGCTTTGTAACTTGCTGTTCCTTCTGTTTGAATAATAAAGAAATCGAACTACTTAAAGTCCTGTGAAAGGTTgactcaaaagaaaaagttctgTGAAAGGAACTTGCGGTAGAAAACATTGCTTGCTTTACATGGACCgtttgtttgctttttctttttctctgcaCATGAGATTTTGGATACTTTCTTAACCCAAACCTTGATGTGGCATTTTCTTGAGATGTTCTTTAAGCCACTACTCTGACATTTTAATCTATGGACAGGAACTTATTGTGCAAAGAAATGGAATAGAACAGGCAAGTTGGTTTAATTAAGACTGTCTTAACCAATTTCGTTTCCAATATGTATATGTCTGAGTCAACTCTGACGAAACCTTGGTTGTTTACCTGTGAAACAATTGACTGCAGGTAGTTGGCGAGGCAAAGAACGGAGATGTCTGCGGCGAAGTAGGTGTCCTCTGTTACCGGCCACAACCTTTTACAGTCAGGACTAAAAGATTGAGCCAGCTTCTACGTTTAAATCGTACGTCCTTCCTGAATATTGTTCAGGCCAATGTAGGAGATGGAACAATTATCATGAACAATCTACTTCAGGTAGGCTTAGATTGCAACTTCACTGATCCAAGTATGATGTTGGACTTATTGTCTCGAAGTTTTTCTCTTTACCTGAAACCGACAGAAGCAAATATGGCTAACTATGGATGAAAGACAACCAGCAACATAGATGTTCTGCTCAAAGTTGCTTTCTGATCCCCGATTTATTCAAACAGAACCCACTCTGCCCAACTTTATGCACGGAAGATGAGAAAGTCGTAGCATTATCTGTTTTATGCTTCTTGCAGCAtttgaaagaaaggaggaaCCCGATGATGGAGGAAATACTGGATGAGACAGAGCACATGCTCACTCGGGGGAATATGGAGTTACCTCTTAGCTTATGTTTTGCAGCAATGAGAGGCGACGATCTACTATTGCACCAGCTTTTGAGACGCGGTTTAGATCCAAATGAAGTAGATAAAAACGGAAGGACGGCGATGGTAAGTCACTTTGTACTTGGAGATTTCATTTCCATGGTCTCCTAATTTGAAATTTGCTACTCTGCATGCAACAGCATATTGCAGCATCTATGGGAAGTCAACATTGCGTGACCCTTCTTCTAGAATTTGGAGGAGATCCTAACATCAAAGGTACTCTACTTTATTGGCATTTCGAAACAATTTGTGCTTCAATATTGCAATTTGTTTACTACTTGGAGCACTTCGATACCAATTTTGCTTGGACCTCAGCACTGTGTCCAATTTCTGTCTTACACCTAGTTGTAGCAGTACAATTTTCACCAATCTTATCGATGTTTAGAAGAGATGTGGCTGGAGTTGTGATAGTATTTGCTATGCAGATTCTGAAGGAAGTGTTCCTCTTTGGGATGCCATAGTGGGGAAGCATGAATCCGTGATTAAGCTACTTTCAGACAACGGTGCAACGATTTCATCTGGCGAGGTGGGCCATTTTGCTTGCACTGCCGTTGAGCAAAACAATCTAGAACTTCTCGAAGACATAGTCAAGTATGGCGGCGATGTAACACTGCCCACAAGCAATGGAACTACACCGCTTCACACGGCTGTATCCGAGGGAAACATCGAGATAGTTAAGTTCCTGTTAGACCAAGGAGCCGATGTTGATAAGTCCGATGTATACGGATGGACCGCAAGGGCTTTGGCGGATCACCAGGGCCACGAAGATATAAAGCTTTTGTTCCAAACAAAAAGAGCTATCACAATCTCAAGTGGGCAAGGGTTTGGTCACCCAGATAGTATCCCTAATAAACAGGAGGTGCCGTATCTTGCCAAGTACCCAAGCGAGCCCCTGATACCTTCGGCCCTCGGAAAGCACTCGAGTGAGCCCTTGATCCCTCCATTTTTACAGCAGTCTATGCCAACTATTGCAGAGGTTAATTGGTCAGGTAACCGACGTCGCCGTAAAGCCAACAATTTTCAGAATTCTCTTATTGGGATCATGTCAGCTGCAAATACAGGTATTGAACAATTGCTCCTTTTATTTCATATATCTCCAACCTTTTTGAGTATTTAATGGTACTTGTGTACAATATCCTCAATCATTAGAAGTTCGGTATCACTAGGATGATTAATTTAATATAACAACCCGACAGTGAAACTGGTTGGATGAAGCAAATATATGGTGTTATCTTATTAGTTCATCAGCATTGGTACTTCCCTTTGATAGTTTAGTTGGATATTAGAGGCTCAAGCTCTGAACTTGACGTTGGATTTCATGAGCTTAAGAAAGATAAAGCTATATTTCGACTTCTGCGTAAGCTCTAAGTTGTTCTTAGAATCAACATATCATGGGTTGAGATTGTCTCCGATTGCTCAggcatgaatctgacatttgtacATTTCTCATTATGCAACTAGCAATAGAAAATGTTGGCTAAATTCCCCGAATTTCACGGACAGTTTTTATCACAAAGTTTGGATTCTATGCAGGCGAGAAGGACGTTATTTCATCTCCTGGCAAGTTTGCAAATTGGAAATTAGGCAACCCCCCGGCTCGTGTAACACTCAGCTGCCGAGAGAAGGGTGAACTCGAGAGTAAGCTTGTGCTGCTGCCAGAGTCTATTCAGGAACTTCTCCACATTGGTGGTAGAAAATTCGGTTTGAATTTTATGAAAGTTCTGAGCAAAGACGGAGCAGAAATCGAAGATATAGAGCTCATTAGAGATGGCGATTTTCTTATTCTGGTTGCTGAAGACAGAGATGATAACTCACAACTACCAAGGGAAAAAGAGTCAATGGATACAGATTTCCTCTCTAGATCACTATAAGCCATTCGCTAATTAAGATCTTGAGCTCAAGGGCGCAGTAATTGATGATGTGGTTTGGGTATATAAAGATTTTCAGGTTTTCGTTTTGTTTTCAGTATTAGGGAACAGAAAGAAATGAAGGATTTCAGTGAAGATATATGGCTTACGTGCTTCACATTTTCGGGATGAAATGCCTTGGACTGGAGCAAAAGGGTTGGAAAACCCTGGTgaagtttgaatttttggttGGATGATTGTACTATGTATAAACTCAGTGAACCTTCTTCCCACAGTCATTTGTAACATAATACAGAGACATAATTTGTCAATACAGGAAACATGTCCTTCCTCTTCCCATTTCGCCTGTTCATTATCTTGTCCATCTTTTTCCTTACGATGAGGTTGAAGGATCCAAGAGCAGACACTTCAAATAGAACTGCAGATGAATTGTTCCGACATGGTTCCACGGAATATTATTACCATCACAAGTGCAGCTTGGATGTTTTACTTAGGTTATTCAGTCGTAGTCTGTGGAGCTGTCCTAAAAGCCTTTCTGCTTTATGCCCAGCAAAAACCGGCGTTTGCATAAAAGAGCTCAGACATTCGATAGAGTCCAGACAACGCTTGCACAAGCTAAATACCGTTCACATGTCTCACCAATACTTTCGCTTTTTAACCCTTATATCCTTACCTATCTCTGGTTCCCCTTCAAATGTATAATGCAAGAATTTtgagtaggcaaaaaaagaaaaagaaaattcggtTAGGTTGGTTATCCTGTGGAAGACCGCTTCGTGCAATCAGTACTCcagtttttgactttttcttcagCTCTTCCTTTGGCCTGTATATACTCTTGTCAACAGTCTATACAGAGGAACTCGAACTATGCTATTCAAGGAAATTTATCAAAGTATCATGGTCGAGAGGCATCTTCTGAGCGAACCTACAGAACCGAAAGCCAGTGTGAGTGCAATACAACTGGAAATACTGATGCTACATTCATAAGAGTAAAAGTTTTGGTTCCTCACACGAAAGAGCATCTCTTCTTTGAAGCTCACAGTTCTGAGCTTCAACTCGCCTCTACTTGTTGTCATCTCGTCCAATATCTCGGCATCACAGAAATCTTCTTCGCTCTCCTCATCACCAGAATCAGATGGTCTTATGTCCTGCTCATGCATTAAAAGAATGTTTGATTCACtacaaaagtgaaaatgtttGGAACTCCaatgaagaaggaaatttttttggaagaccgATTCCAAACAGCGTTGTAGTTGTGTGTTAATAGTTCATGACATATGGGTGAGTATACCTTGAATGAGAGGCTTCGACTGCGGTATGGGGTGGCAGCGATTTC
This genomic interval from Rhodamnia argentea isolate NSW1041297 chromosome 4, ASM2092103v1, whole genome shotgun sequence contains the following:
- the LOC115753704 gene encoding potassium channel AKT1-like isoform X1, with amino-acid sequence MGRWVAGVGLGRGRMKKRGGAILRNPKSMCGGGGDGDWGKSVHEQEAVEQLSRDEEYSISGGILPSLGGKTNRMVKLRRFIISPFDYRYRLWETFLVVLVFYTAWVSPFEFGFLEKPQGILAITDNVVNGFFAIDIVLTFFVAYLDKASYLLVDDRKRIALRYVTTWLAFDVISTVPFEVVKSILPSPLEQYSIFNMLRLWRLRRVSSMFARLEKDRNFNYFWVRCAKLIFVTVFAVHMAACFYYLLAARYKDPKNTWIGLSLGDFHSRSLGVRYVISIYWSITTLTTTGYGDLHPVNTREMIFDIFYMFFNLGLTAYLIGNMTNLVVHGTSRTRRFRDTIQSASNFAHRNQLPVRLQDQMLAHISLRYRTDSEGLQQQEFLESLPKAIRSSISHFLFYSLVDQVYLFRGVSNDLLFQLVSEMKAEYFPPKEDVILQNEAPTDLYILVTGSVELIVQRNGIEQVVGEAKNGDVCGEVGVLCYRPQPFTVRTKRLSQLLRLNRTSFLNIVQANVGDGTIIMNNLLQHLKERRNPMMEEILDETEHMLTRGNMELPLSLCFAAMRGDDLLLHQLLRRGLDPNEVDKNGRTAMHIAASMGSQHCVTLLLEFGGDPNIKGTLLYWHFETICASILQFVYYLEHFDTNFAWTSALCPISVYADSEGSVPLWDAIVGKHESVIKLLSDNGATISSGEVGHFACTAVEQNNLELLEDIVKYGGDVTLPTSNGTTPLHTAVSEGNIEIVKFLLDQGADVDKSDVYGWTARALADHQGHEDIKLLFQTKRAITISSGQGFGHPDSIPNKQEVPYLAKYPSEPLIPSALGKHSSEPLIPPFLQQSMPTIAEVNWSGNRRRRKANNFQNSLIGIMSAANTGEKDVISSPGKFANWKLGNPPARVTLSCREKGELESKLVLLPESIQELLHIGGRKFGLNFMKVLSKDGAEIEDIELIRDGDFLILVAEDRDDNSQLPREKESMDTDFLSRSL
- the LOC115753704 gene encoding potassium channel AKT1-like isoform X2; this encodes MGRWVAGVGLGRGRMKKRGGAILRNPKSMCGGGGDGDWGKSVHEQEAVEQLSRDEEYSISGGILPSLGGKTNRMVKLRRFIISPFDYRYRLWETFLVVLVFYTAWVSPFEFGFLEKPQGILAITDNVVNGFFAIDIVLTFFVAYLDKASYLLVDDRKRIALRYVTTWLAFDVISTVPFEVVKSILPSPLEQYSIFNMLRLWRLRRVSSMFARLEKDRNFNYFWVRCAKLIFVTVFAVHMAACFYYLLAARYKDPKNTWIGLSLGDFHSRSLGVRYVISIYWSITTLTTTGYGDLHPVNTREMIFDIFYMFFNLGLTAYLIGNMTNLVVHGTSRTRRFRDTIQSASNFAHRNQLPVRLQDQMLAHISLRYRTDSEGLQQQEFLESLPKAIRSSISHFLFYSLVDQVYLFRGVSNDLLFQLVSEMKAEYFPPKEDVILQNEAPTDLYILVTGSVELIVQRNGIEQVVGEAKNGDVCGEVGVLCYRPQPFTVRTKRLSQLLRLNRTSFLNIVQANVGDGTIIMNNLLQHLKERRNPMMEEILDETEHMLTRGNMELPLSLCFAAMRGDDLLLHQLLRRGLDPNEVDKNGRTAMHIAASMGSQHCVTLLLEFGGDPNIKDSEGSVPLWDAIVGKHESVIKLLSDNGATISSGEVGHFACTAVEQNNLELLEDIVKYGGDVTLPTSNGTTPLHTAVSEGNIEIVKFLLDQGADVDKSDVYGWTARALADHQGHEDIKLLFQTKRAITISSGQGFGHPDSIPNKQEVPYLAKYPSEPLIPSALGKHSSEPLIPPFLQQSMPTIAEVNWSGNRRRRKANNFQNSLIGIMSAANTGEKDVISSPGKFANWKLGNPPARVTLSCREKGELESKLVLLPESIQELLHIGGRKFGLNFMKVLSKDGAEIEDIELIRDGDFLILVAEDRDDNSQLPREKESMDTDFLSRSL
- the LOC115753704 gene encoding potassium channel AKT1-like isoform X3: MGRWVAGVGLGRGRMKKRGGAILRNPKSMCGGGGDGDWGKSVHEQEAVEQLSRDEEYSISGGILPSLGGKTNRMVKLRRFIISPFDYRYRLWETFLVVLVFYTAWVSPFEFGFLEKPQGILAITDNVVNGFFAIDIVLTFFVAYLDKASYLLVDDRKRIALRYVTTWLAFDVISTVPFEVVKSILPSPLEQYSIFNMLRLWRLRRVSSMFARLEKDRNFNYFWVRCAKLIFRDTIQSASNFAHRNQLPVRLQDQMLAHISLRYRTDSEGLQQQEFLESLPKAIRSSISHFLFYSLVDQVYLFRGVSNDLLFQLVSEMKAEYFPPKEDVILQNEAPTDLYILVTGSVELIVQRNGIEQVVGEAKNGDVCGEVGVLCYRPQPFTVRTKRLSQLLRLNRTSFLNIVQANVGDGTIIMNNLLQHLKERRNPMMEEILDETEHMLTRGNMELPLSLCFAAMRGDDLLLHQLLRRGLDPNEVDKNGRTAMHIAASMGSQHCVTLLLEFGGDPNIKGTLLYWHFETICASILQFVYYLEHFDTNFAWTSALCPISVYADSEGSVPLWDAIVGKHESVIKLLSDNGATISSGEVGHFACTAVEQNNLELLEDIVKYGGDVTLPTSNGTTPLHTAVSEGNIEIVKFLLDQGADVDKSDVYGWTARALADHQGHEDIKLLFQTKRAITISSGQGFGHPDSIPNKQEVPYLAKYPSEPLIPSALGKHSSEPLIPPFLQQSMPTIAEVNWSGNRRRRKANNFQNSLIGIMSAANTGEKDVISSPGKFANWKLGNPPARVTLSCREKGELESKLVLLPESIQELLHIGGRKFGLNFMKVLSKDGAEIEDIELIRDGDFLILVAEDRDDNSQLPREKESMDTDFLSRSL